From a region of the Streptomyces sp. NBC_01454 genome:
- a CDS encoding MaoC family dehydratase, producing MTAKISYDEVEVGGELPAQTFPVSRATLVRYAGASGDFNPIHWNEKFAKEVGLPDVIAHGMFTMAEAIRVVTDWAGDPGAVAEYGVRFTKPVVVPNDETGALIEVSAKVAAKLDDDDRTVRVDLTAMSAGQKVLGMARAVVRLA from the coding sequence ATGACCGCCAAGATTTCTTACGACGAGGTCGAGGTCGGTGGCGAACTCCCGGCGCAGACCTTCCCCGTGAGCCGCGCCACGCTCGTGCGCTACGCGGGCGCCTCCGGTGACTTCAACCCGATCCACTGGAACGAGAAGTTCGCCAAGGAGGTCGGGCTGCCGGACGTCATCGCCCATGGCATGTTCACCATGGCCGAGGCGATCCGCGTGGTCACCGACTGGGCCGGCGACCCGGGCGCGGTCGCCGAGTACGGCGTGCGCTTCACCAAGCCCGTCGTCGTCCCCAACGACGAGACCGGCGCGCTGATCGAGGTCAGTGCCAAGGTCGCCGCCAAGCTGGACGACGACGACCGCACGGTCCGGGTCGATCTCACCGCGATGAGCGCCGGCCAGAAGGTGCTGGGCATGGCCCGCGCCGTGGTCCGCCTCGCCTGA
- a CDS encoding UDP-N-acetylmuramate dehydrogenase: MQELHDAPLAPLTTFRLGGPATRLVTATTDDEVIAAVRAADGTGDPLLIIGGGSNLVIGDKGFDGTALRIATRGFALDGTTLTLAAGENWSDAVARTVEAGLAGVECLAGIPGSAGATPIQNVGAYGQEVSTTITEVVAYDRRAGETVTIPGAECGFSYRHSRFKEHPDRFVVLRVRFALEDAGGLSAPLKYPETARALGVGAGDRVPAAAARETVLALRAGKGMVLDPEDHDTWSAGSFFTNPILTEAEHAAFHQRVRERLGPEVAPPAFPAGEGLVKTSAAWLIDRAGFTKGYGSGPARISTKHTLALTNRGKATTEDLLALAREVRDGVHAAFGITLVNEPVTVGVSL, encoded by the coding sequence GTGCAGGAACTCCATGACGCGCCCCTCGCCCCGCTGACCACCTTCCGCCTCGGCGGACCGGCCACCCGCCTCGTCACGGCCACCACCGACGACGAGGTGATCGCGGCCGTCCGCGCGGCCGACGGGACCGGGGACCCACTGCTGATCATCGGCGGCGGCAGCAACCTCGTCATCGGCGACAAGGGCTTCGACGGCACGGCCCTGCGCATCGCCACCCGTGGCTTCGCACTCGACGGCACGACCCTCACGCTCGCCGCCGGCGAGAACTGGTCCGACGCGGTCGCCCGTACGGTCGAGGCCGGACTGGCCGGCGTGGAGTGCCTGGCCGGCATCCCCGGCTCGGCGGGCGCCACCCCGATCCAGAACGTGGGCGCGTACGGCCAGGAGGTCTCCACCACGATCACCGAGGTCGTCGCCTACGACCGCCGGGCCGGCGAGACCGTCACGATCCCCGGCGCGGAGTGCGGCTTCTCCTACCGCCACAGCCGCTTCAAGGAGCACCCCGACCGGTTCGTGGTGCTGCGCGTGCGCTTCGCCCTGGAGGACGCCGGGGGCCTGTCCGCGCCCCTGAAGTACCCCGAGACCGCCCGCGCCCTCGGTGTCGGGGCCGGTGACCGGGTCCCGGCCGCCGCCGCGCGGGAGACCGTTCTGGCGCTGCGCGCCGGCAAGGGCATGGTGCTGGACCCCGAGGACCACGACACCTGGTCGGCCGGCTCCTTCTTCACCAACCCGATCCTCACCGAGGCCGAGCACGCCGCCTTCCACCAGCGGGTCCGGGAGAGGCTCGGCCCCGAGGTCGCCCCGCCCGCCTTCCCGGCCGGTGAGGGCCTGGTCAAGACCTCCGCCGCCTGGCTCATCGACCGGGCCGGCTTCACCAAGGGCTACGGCAGCGGCCCGGCCCGCATCTCCACCAAGCACACCCTCGCGCTCACCAACCGGGGGAAGGCCACCACCGAGGACCTGCTCGCCCTGGCCCGCGAGGTCCGCGACGGCGTCCACGCGGCCTTCGGCATCACGCTCGTCAACGAACCGGTCACGGTCGGCGTCAGCCTCTAG
- a CDS encoding adenosine deaminase, with translation MESVRACGEAAIRDLRHLPKAHLHLHFTGSMRPTTLLELADKYGVHLPEALRGGEPPRLRATDERGWFRFQRLYDLARSCLRTPEDIQRLVREAAEEDVRDGSRWLEIQVDPTSYAPRLGGLIPALEIILDAVRSASRDTGLGIRVLVAANRMKHPLDARTLARLAVRYADHGVIGFGLSNDERRGFARDFDRAFAIAREGGLLAAPHGGELSGPASVRDCLDDLHAGRVGHGVRAAEDPGLLRRLAARGVTCEVCPSSNVALGVYEKPEDVPLRTLFDAGVPMALGADDPLLFGARLAAQYEIARGVHGFTDAELAELARQSVRGSCAPRDEQQRLLAGIDDWLAG, from the coding sequence ATGGAGAGCGTTCGTGCCTGCGGCGAAGCCGCCATTCGAGACCTGCGCCACCTGCCGAAGGCCCATCTGCACCTGCATTTCACCGGTTCGATGCGGCCCACCACCCTGCTGGAGCTCGCCGACAAATACGGCGTCCATCTCCCGGAGGCGCTGCGCGGCGGTGAGCCGCCCCGGCTGCGGGCCACGGACGAGCGCGGCTGGTTCCGCTTCCAGCGGCTGTACGACCTCGCGCGGTCCTGTCTGCGGACGCCCGAGGACATCCAGCGGCTGGTGCGCGAGGCCGCCGAGGAGGACGTCCGCGACGGGTCGCGGTGGCTGGAGATCCAGGTCGACCCGACCTCGTACGCGCCGCGGCTGGGCGGGCTGATCCCGGCCCTGGAGATCATCCTGGACGCGGTGCGGAGCGCGTCGCGGGACACCGGGCTCGGCATCCGCGTGCTGGTCGCCGCGAACCGTATGAAGCACCCGCTGGACGCCCGCACGCTGGCCCGGCTCGCGGTGCGCTACGCCGACCACGGAGTGATCGGCTTCGGGCTGTCCAACGACGAACGCCGGGGATTCGCCCGGGACTTCGACCGTGCCTTCGCCATCGCGCGCGAGGGCGGTCTGCTGGCGGCGCCGCACGGCGGGGAGCTGTCAGGGCCGGCCAGCGTCCGCGACTGCCTGGACGATCTGCACGCCGGCCGGGTGGGGCACGGCGTCCGGGCCGCGGAGGACCCCGGGCTGCTGCGCCGGCTGGCCGCGCGGGGGGTGACCTGCGAGGTGTGCCCGTCGTCGAATGTGGCGCTGGGGGTCTACGAGAAGCCGGAGGACGTGCCGCTGCGGACGCTGTTCGACGCGGGCGTGCCGATGGCGCTGGGCGCGGACGACCCGCTGCTGTTCGGGGCGCGGCTGGCCGCGCAGTACGAGATCGCCCGCGGCGTGCACGGCTTCACCGATGCCGAACTGGCCGAGCTGGCCCGGCAGTCGGTCCGCGGCTCGTGCGCCCCGCGGGACGAGCAGCAGCGGCTGCTGGCGGGCATCGACGACTGGCTGGCGGGGTGA
- a CDS encoding pyridoxal phosphate-dependent aminotransferase produces the protein MSAATPSASSPTERRVSARIGSISESATLAVDAKAKALKAAGRPVIGFGAGEPDFPTPGYIVEAAVEACRNPKYHRYTPAGGLPELRTAIAAKTLRDSGYEIEAANVLVTNGGKQAIYEAFAAILDPGDEVIVPAPYWTTYPESIRLAGGVPVDVVADETTGYRVTVEQLEAARTDRTKVLLFVSPSNPTGAVYTREQVEAVGRWAAEHGLWVLTDEIYEHLVYGDAQFSSLPVVVPELRDKCIIVNGVAKTYAMTGWRVGWAIGPKDVIKAAANLQSHATSNVSNVAQAAAIAAVSGDLTAVEEMKVAFDRRRRTIVRMLNEIDGVLCPEPEGAFYAYPSVKELLGKEIRGKRPQTSVELAGLILEEAEVAVVPGEAFGTPGYLRLSYALGDEDLVEGVSRLQKLLAEAK, from the coding sequence ATGAGCGCTGCAACCCCTTCCGCATCGTCCCCCACCGAACGCCGGGTCTCGGCCCGCATCGGTTCGATCTCCGAGTCGGCGACCCTCGCCGTCGACGCCAAGGCGAAGGCCCTCAAGGCCGCCGGACGCCCGGTGATCGGCTTCGGCGCCGGTGAGCCCGACTTCCCCACGCCCGGCTACATCGTCGAGGCCGCCGTCGAGGCCTGCCGCAACCCGAAGTACCACCGCTACACCCCGGCCGGCGGCCTGCCCGAGCTGCGGACCGCGATCGCCGCGAAGACGCTGCGCGACTCCGGCTACGAGATCGAGGCCGCGAACGTCCTGGTGACGAACGGCGGCAAGCAGGCGATCTACGAGGCGTTCGCAGCGATCCTCGACCCGGGTGACGAGGTCATCGTCCCGGCGCCGTACTGGACCACCTACCCCGAGTCGATCCGTCTCGCCGGCGGCGTGCCGGTCGACGTGGTCGCCGACGAGACCACCGGCTACCGCGTGACCGTGGAGCAGCTGGAGGCGGCCCGCACGGACCGCACCAAGGTGCTGCTGTTCGTCTCGCCGTCGAACCCGACCGGCGCGGTCTACACCCGCGAGCAGGTCGAGGCGGTCGGCCGCTGGGCCGCCGAGCACGGCCTGTGGGTGCTGACCGACGAGATCTACGAGCACCTGGTCTACGGCGACGCCCAGTTCTCGTCGCTGCCGGTGGTCGTGCCCGAGCTGCGCGACAAGTGCATCATCGTCAACGGTGTGGCGAAGACGTACGCGATGACCGGCTGGCGGGTGGGCTGGGCGATCGGCCCCAAGGACGTCATCAAGGCCGCCGCGAACCTCCAGTCGCACGCCACGTCCAACGTCTCCAATGTCGCCCAGGCCGCGGCCATCGCGGCGGTCTCCGGCGATCTGACGGCCGTCGAGGAGATGAAGGTCGCCTTCGACCGCCGCCGTCGCACCATCGTGCGGATGCTCAACGAGATCGACGGGGTGCTGTGCCCGGAGCCGGAGGGCGCGTTCTACGCGTACCCGTCGGTCAAGGAGCTCCTGGGCAAGGAGATCCGCGGCAAGCGTCCGCAGACCAGCGTCGAGCTGGCCGGGCTGATCCTGGAGGAGGCGGAGGTCGCCGTCGTCCCGGGTGAGGCCTTCGGCACCCCCGGTTACCTGCGGCTTTCCTACGCGCTGGGCGACGAGGACCTGGTCGAGGGCGTGTCGCGCCTGCAGAAGCTGCTGGCGGAGGCCAAGTAG
- the secE gene encoding preprotein translocase subunit SecE, with protein MTDALGSIDMPERGHSEDDTADSQKKPRRGGKRGKKGPFARLALFYRQIVAELRKVVWPTRNQLSTYTSVVIVFVVIIIGLVTVIDLGINRVVGYVFG; from the coding sequence GTGACGGACGCCCTGGGCTCCATCGACATGCCTGAGCGCGGTCATTCCGAGGACGACACCGCGGATTCCCAGAAGAAGCCCCGTCGCGGCGGCAAGCGCGGCAAGAAGGGCCCTTTCGCGCGGCTCGCGCTTTTCTACCGCCAGATCGTGGCGGAGCTCCGCAAGGTCGTCTGGCCCACGCGCAACCAGCTGTCGACGTACACCAGTGTGGTGATCGTCTTCGTTGTCATCATCATCGGTCTCGTAACCGTGATTGACTTGGGAATCAACCGAGTCGTCGGGTACGTCTTCGGCTGA
- the nusG gene encoding transcription termination/antitermination protein NusG, whose protein sequence is MSDPNLNDAADSAETAAADVDAAASAEVEGDDTARDIVENADAVDEVDAEDAAAGEPAEEAAVHVEEDAEATVEVAEDEAEATTEVAEDEEQEPVDPVAALREELRGLPGEWYVIHTYAGYENRVKTNLEQRAVSLNVEDFIFQAEVPQEEVAQIKNGERKTIRQNKLPGYVLVRMDLTNESWGVVRNTPGVTGFVGNAYDPYPLTLDEIVKMLAPEAEEKAAKEAAAAEGRPAPSRKVEVQVLDFEVGDSVTVTDGPFATLQATINEINADSKKVKGLVEIFGRETPVELSFDQIQKN, encoded by the coding sequence GTGTCTGACCCGAACCTGAACGACGCCGCCGACTCCGCCGAAACGGCAGCGGCCGACGTGGACGCGGCCGCCTCGGCCGAGGTCGAGGGCGACGACACCGCGCGTGACATCGTCGAGAACGCCGACGCGGTCGACGAGGTCGACGCCGAGGACGCCGCCGCCGGTGAGCCCGCCGAAGAGGCCGCGGTGCACGTCGAGGAGGACGCCGAGGCCACCGTCGAGGTCGCCGAGGACGAGGCCGAGGCCACCACCGAGGTCGCCGAGGACGAGGAGCAGGAGCCGGTCGACCCGGTCGCCGCCCTCCGCGAGGAACTCCGTGGCCTGCCCGGCGAGTGGTACGTCATCCACACCTACGCGGGTTACGAGAACCGCGTGAAGACCAACCTCGAACAGCGTGCCGTCTCGCTGAACGTCGAAGACTTCATCTTCCAGGCCGAGGTGCCGCAGGAAGAGGTCGCCCAGATCAAGAACGGCGAGCGCAAGACCATCCGCCAGAACAAGCTCCCGGGCTATGTGCTGGTGCGGATGGACCTGACGAACGAGTCCTGGGGCGTCGTCCGCAACACCCCGGGTGTCACCGGCTTCGTCGGCAACGCCTACGACCCCTACCCGCTGACGCTGGACGAGATCGTCAAGATGCTCGCCCCGGAGGCCGAGGAGAAGGCCGCCAAGGAGGCCGCCGCGGCCGAGGGCAGGCCGGCGCCGTCCCGCAAGGTCGAGGTCCAGGTGCTGGACTTCGAGGTGGGCGACTCCGTCACCGTCACCGACGGCCCGTTCGCGACGCTGCAGGCGACGATCAACGAGATCAACGCCGACTCGAAGAAGGTCAAGGGCCTCGTCGAGATCTTCGGCCGCGAGACCCCGGTCGAGCTCAGCTTCGACCAGATCCAGAAGAACTAG